Part of the Cloacibacterium caeni genome is shown below.
GAGCAAAATCATCTAGTTTTACCACTTTCACCTTTTGAATAATGGTTTTTTCTTCATTTTCTTCTCTGAAATCGGTCTGCAAAGTCCCTCTTGAATTTACTTTTTCACCTTTCAAAACTGGAATTTTAAATTCTGCCACCGTGTTTTCGTCTGACAAAGCCACCGAAAACAGTTTAACCTTCGGAAATAGCCTTTTCAATCTTCTGTTCAAAGATTTATTGGGTTCAAAAGCATAAATATTTTGAGGAAAAAGATGATATTCTAACTGATAAATAAAATGTCCCACGTTTGCGCCAACATCTATAAAAACAGCATCTTTAGGAAGAAATTCTGTTAACCAAAGCAATTCTGGCTCTACTTTTCTGGAAATAATATTTTCGCGAGAAAGTTGATTTTGTTTCTTAAAAAACCTCTGTTTATACAACTGAGGAATGATATATTGAGAAGCTTCTATAAGAATTTGGTAGAGTTTCATGGATTCATTATAAGAGTGCAAAAATAGTTTTTTCTAGTTCTTGTAAGACTTTTTCTTTGCTAAATTCTGAAAAATCTACATCTTTTTTGATAAATAGAAAATCTCCTAGACTTCCTTTTTCTGGAATAATAAAAGAATATTTTGAAGGATAATTTTTTGGGAAAACCGCCAATTTTCCATATTTAATCGCATCACCAATGTTTCCGCTCATTTTGGTAAAGCCGTAAATTTCTTTTTGACTAAAAAAAGCCGTTTCTTGTTGAATTGGGCACCACAAAACATCTGCTTTTTGCATAAAATGATCAAAAATATCTTGTAGAACTTTTTCTGTGAAATATTTGATGGAAATATTATCTGGTTTTGATTTCTCAAAATCTTGAAGCATTTCCAATTCTTTTCCCGATGCTTTCCCAAGGAATATAATTTCGAAAGGAAAATGAAAAATTTTAATTGATTTCAAAACTCTTTCATAATTTCTTCTTTTCTGCGAAACCGCTCCTGGAATGACAATAGTATAAGTTTCATTTTTAGGTTTTTCTAAAAATTTGGTGTAAAAAATCGGTAAGAATGTATATTTGTCAGGCTGAGCGGAGTCGAAGCCTCGGTCTAAAACCAAAAGATTTTTTGCTTTTTTGTAAACTTTTGACTTCCTCAATAAACCTTCTTTCAATAACAATTTCAAACGATACTGAAAATCTTCTTTGAAAACAGAGCTCAACAAATCAAAGTTTGAAGCTTTCACAAAATTCAAATTATGACAAATAATCGAAGTATTGAATTTCTCTGCAATTTTCTCAAAAACATTGAAGTAGCGATGAACTGTTCCGATGATAATCAAATCATAATTTTTAGTTTGAAGTTGTTTGAAAATCGTTTGATGGTTTGATTTTATTTTGTTCTCAGTTTCTTGTAAACCAAGCGTTTTCAGAATCTTTTCGCTGAAATAATAATCCACAGAAAATACTTTGGAATCATTCATTAATTCCATAAAATTCAGCGCAATTTCAGCGTGAGTATCGAGTTCTATGTATGCGATTTTTTTCAACTTTCTGAATTCATTATTTAAATGTTTCAAATGAATCTAATTATTAGGATTTCTAATTGGTTCTGGCACTTCTAATAAACCATTATCAAAAACTTTCTTCCCATCAATAAAAGTAGATACAACATTTACATTAAGTATAAACTTTTCATCAATTCTCATTAAATCTCTATCTAAAACTATAAAATCCGCATTTTTTCCCACTTCTAAACTTCCTCTTTCTTTTTCCTGAAATACAGATTTTGCCGCCCAAATGGTCATTCCACGTAATGTTTGTTCTCTGGTTAAAGCATTTTCTTTTTGGAAACCATTTTCAGGATAATTCTGCGCATCTTTTCTTGCTACTGCAGCCAAAAACGTTTTAAAAGGATTGATATCTTCCACAGGAAAATCTGTTCCCAATGCAACCCAACCGTTTTGTTTCAACAAATCTTGATAAGCATACGCCGTTTTGATGCGTTCACTTCCCAATCTTTCTTCCGCCCAATACATGTCAGAAGTGGCGTGAGTTGGCTGAACAGATGGAACAATATTATATTTTCCAAAATATTGAAAATCAGCAGGGTTTACAATTTGAGCATGTTCAATCCTCCATCTTTTATCGTTTTTACCTTTTAGAACATCACCATAAATTTTTAGAATTTCTCGGTTGGCAGAATCACCGATGGCATGAGTACACATCTGTAAATTACTCTTAATCAATTTTTTAGATAAATTTTCAAAATGAGATTTTTCGCTCAATAGAAAACCTCTCCATTTTGGTTTATCATGATAATCACTTAACAAACACGCACCTCTACTTCCCAAAGCGCCGTCTGCATAAACTTTAAAACCGCCAACAGTGATTTTTCCGTTCGTGTATCGACCTTTTTTAGTCCATTTTTCGTAATAATCAGGATTATCACTTAAAAGTGCAAAAACATTCATTTTCAACACTTTTTGCTTCTGAGATTTTTCTAAAAGTGACAAAGTATGTTCAGAAATCCCGCAATCATGAAGTGAAGTTAAACCGAAAGCAAAGCATTCTTTTTGCAACTCCCCGAAATATTTGATGGCCAAATCATCTTCAATCTCTGGAATCATTTTTTCTACCAAATCCATGGCATTATCAACTAAAATTCCAGTCAATTTTCCGTTTTTCTGTTCAATATCTCCTCCTAAAACTTTAGTTTCGGTTGTAATTTTGGCCAAATCCAAAGCTTTTTGATTGGCAATGGCAGCGTGACCATCCACTCTTTTTAGATAAACCGGACGATTAGGAAACAATTCATCTAATTTTTCTTTGGTTGGATATTCTTTTACCGCCCAATCATTCTGATCCCAACCTCTTCCATACAACCAAAATTTAGGAGCTGTTTCGCTGTATTTTTTGATTTTTTCTACAATTTCTTCCCAAGATTTAGTGCCAACCAAATCACTTTTCCAACGATCTGTTGCATAACCTGTAAAATGGCAATGCGCATCTATAAAACCAGGATAAATAGGCTTTTGTTGAGCATCAATTTTTTGAGTTGCAGTATAATTTTTTAGAATTTCTTTTCCTCCAACAGCTACAATTTTTCCTTTGGAAATCGCCATTGCTTCTGCGATATCAAAATTTTGATTTACCGTATAAATTTTAGCATTGTAAACAATTAAATCTGCTTTTTTTTGCGCGGAAAACAATCCGAAGAATAGTAAAAAGAGTATTTGTAGATTTTTCATATTTTATGATTTCATAATTTTTTTAAACATTTCACTCAAACGTAAATCTCTGATAAACGCAATTTCTTCTTGGCTTAAAACTCTAGGATTTTTCTGCTTCAAAAATGATTTCATGGTGATAAAAAACTCTGAAACCGATTTATTTTTCCAAGAAGATTTTGCGGAAGAAATTGCAGCTAATGGAAAATTAAGACCAATATTATAAAAATATTCTCCCAATTTCTGGGCTTTTTGAGATTTATATTTATAGGCAGTTGGGCGAAGATGTTTCACCCAAAGGTCTTGAAGTGTTACTGTTTCAAATCTGTGCATTTTACACAACATCACATCTATATTATCCCAACCGAGAACCGCTCTCAAACCTTTCATTTTCAGAAATAATTCTTTTCGGTAAGACTTTATAGGACCACGAACGTGATTTTTAGAAGACAGATTTTCGAAAATCCATTCATTTTGGTTGGTAAAATCGTGAAGCTGTAAAGTTGTAAAGTCGTTTTTGTCAGGCTGAGCGGAGTCGAAGCCTTTTTGGATATAAACCAAACCAGAGACCATACCTGCTTTTGGATTTTTTTCGTAAACTTCGTTTATCTTTTCTAAATAATTTTCAGGAAAAATAATATCTGCATCAAATTTACAAACCACATCAAAATTTTCTACATTTTCGGATTCTAAACCTTTATTAAAAGTTCTCACGACTTTTGCGCCGGGTTCGTGCTTTGATAATTTTAGATTATAGATTCTAAATTTTAAATTATTTTCTAAAAATTTTTCTACAATTTCATGAGTTTTATCGGTAGAACCGTCGTTCACAATGACGCATTTAAAATCCTGAAACGTCTGATTTTTCAGCGATTCTAAACACGGAAGTATGTTTTCTTCTTCGTTGTGAGCGGGAATTATAATGAGAAACTTCATGGATTACATTAATTCGTCATGCCATTCTTTGATGATTACTTTCGATACTAAACCTGTGGTTACAAAAGGGTCGCCTTTTACAAATTCTTCTGCTGATTCTCTGTCGGTGAAAATCGCCATCGCTCCTTCTCCCGGAATTGCAAACGGACCAATTCCCAATATTTTTCCAGCTTTCACAAAGATTTCTTCATTGGCTTGATGCGCAGGAAAAACTTCCATCATTTTCTCCATAGTCGTATCTGGTGCGGTTTCGTAAAGGACTACTGTTTTCATATTTTTTTTGGATTTATGCTAATTCATTAAATAAATTTTCTGGAGTGGATTCAAGAAATTGCAACCTTTTAGTTTTCATTAAGTCTTCAATGATGTTTTTATCTTGAATTACCGCTAAAAGATTTTTCAACAATTCTGCTTTTGCAGAAATTGAATGATAAAACACAATTATTTTATTATTCTCTCTTAATTTTATAATCTTAAAAACATCATTAATATAGTCTTTATCTGAAATATCTAAAGAATGCCCCCAAAAGTAAAATACATAGTTATGTTCATCTTTTGTCATTGGTTTTTCAAACTGTTTAATAACGTTATCTAGAAAAAGATAATCTGTATTTTTATGAAGTTTTTGAAAATATTTTGTAAATTGAAAAAGCTTATCATCTTTTAGTGAATTTTCAATTTCATCTACACCTAAAACTATTTCTAATTCTTCCAATTTATTACCCCAATTTTCAATTGATTTTCCATGTAAAAATTCGATTTTGTAAGATGTAAAATTATTATTATATAATTTTTGAAGAGAATTAGTATAATTAAAGGAATATATTTTTGTAACACTATTAAACAAAAATTTTTTGTTTTTTATAATGAAATTTTCTTTAATATCTTCTTTAAAATTTTTATAAAATGAATTAACAATGAAAATTAAATAGTCATTAAAAATTCCTATAAATTCTTCTAATGAATTGTATATTGAGTCAAAGAATTTTTTTTCCTTAAAATATTGTATTTCATTATCGATGGTTAATATAAAATTTTTATCTAGAATTGAATACCTATCACCATCTTCATCTTTAAATAAATTAAAATTTATAAGAATATTATGTTGTAACTTATTGTGAAAATAATTGTTACTATCATAATTACTTGTATAAAATTTACTCTCATCACCTAAAAAACCATATATTATTTTTTCAAAATCGCCACGATTAAAAGATTCAAAATAGATTGAAACTATTTTTAAAACTCTATTGATTTCAGTTTCAAAATCTATCCATGTTTCTATTTTAGAATCTTCAACGGTCTTTAAATATTGAAACCAACTATTTTTTATAAGTCTATCTTGAATTGATTTTAATTTATCAGAATTAAATTTAATGTTTTGAACATCATAACAATTTAAAATTCCATTATAAAAAAACTCATCTTTTTGTTTAAAACTTTCATTAAATAAATCAGAAAAGCTAACTTCAGAATCAGAAAAATTATAATTTCCTATTTCTCTCAAAATAGTTATCAAGTGATTATATTTTGTTGGCAAAAAATGCCTCAGATCAAATCCATTTCCTAAAATTACAATTTTCTCTGCCATAATATATAATTTCTATCGTTCCTACGGAACTACCTTTCAAATTCTACATTTTTCTTACAAACCTTTTGCTTCTACGAAGCAAAAATATTTTCAATTATAAACAAACTCAATAAAATTTTATAATTTTTAGATTGCTTCGTTCCTCGCAATGACAAGGTAATCTTCATTTTCAATTCTCAACTTTCAATTCTCAATTCTAATGCGCTTCCAACCAATTTTCACCCACGCCAACTTCCACCAATAAAGGAACTTCAGTTTTGTAGGCGTTTTCCATATTTTCTTTAATCAGTTTTTTGGCGATTTCTACTTCGTTTTCTGGTGCTTCAAACACCAATTCGTCATGCACTTGTAAAAGCATTTTGGTTTTCAGATGTTCCTGTTCCAGAACTTCCTGAATTTTAATCATCGCTAATTTGATAATGTCTGCAGCAGAACCTTGAATCGGAGCATTTACAGCATTTCTTTCGGCGTGACCTTTTACCACAAAATTATTAGAATTGATGTCTTGCAAATGACGTTTTCTGCCCAAAATCGTTTCTACATATCCTAATTTTCTGGCTTTCGCAACCTGTTCTGCCATAAATTCTTTCAATTTCGGATAGGTTTCGTAATAAGAATCGATGAGTTGTTTCGCTTCCGTTCGTGAAAGTCCAGTTTGCTCTGCCAAAGCAAACGCACCTTGACCATAAATAATTCCAAAATTCACGGTTTTGGCTTGTGAACGCTGTGTTTTGGTCACTTCTTCGATTGGGATTTTAAATAATTTTGCCGCAGTAGAAGCGTGAATATCTTCGCCATTTTGGAAGGCTTTTATCATATTTTCTTCGCCAGAAATTTCTGCAATCAAGCGCAATTCTATCTGAGAATAATCGGCAGAAATAAGTTTGTTTCCTTCATCTGCCACGAAAGCTCCACGAATTTGTTGACCACGCAAAGTTCTAATCGGAATGTTCTGTAAATTCGGGTTCAGAGAAGCCAATCTTCCTGTAGCAGCAGTAGTTTGCGAGAAATTGGTATGAACTCTTTTCGTGTCTTTGTCAATCTGATTCGGCAATGCATCTACATACGTTGATTTCAGTTTTTGGTAGGTTCTGTATTCTAAAATGTATTGTATAATCTCATGTTTAGAAGCCAATTTCTGCAAAATATCTTCCGAAGTAGCGTATTGACCAGTTTTGGTTTTTTTCGCTTTTGGATCTAGTTTTAATTTTTCAAATAAAATTTCGCCGAGTTGTTTCGGAGAATTCATGTTAAATTCTTCGCCACAGAGTTCAAAAATTTTGGTTTCAAGGTTTTTCAAGTCGTTTTCTAAATCCTTGCTTTCTTGAATCAACCAATTTTCGTCTAACGAAATTCCTGCAAATTCCATTTTGGCTAAAACGCGCATTAATGGCATTTCTATATGATAAAACAAATCTTCTACTCCTTCTTTTTTCAGTTGAGGAGCAAAAATTTCGTACAATTGAAACGTTACATCTGCATCTTCCGCAGCGTAACTCGTTTGTTCTTCGAGTGAAACATCACGCAATGTTCCTTGGTTCTTGCCTTTTTTGCCAATCAAACTTTCTATAGAAACAGGCTTATAATTGAGGTAAATCTCTGAAAGATAATCCATTCCGTGTCTTCCATCTGGATTTAGAAGATAATGAGCAATCATCGTGTCAAAAATCGCTCCTTCTACTTCCACACCGTAATGTTTCAGAACTTTATAATCAAATTTAAGATTATGAGCTATTTTTAAAATTTCTTTTTTCTCAAAAAACGGACGGAAAATTTCTAACGTTTTCTTCGCTTCTTCTTGGTTTTCAGAAATCGGAATGTAATAAGCCAGTCCTTTTCTGTAACAGAAACTCATCCCGATGAGTTCAGTTTCCATTTCATTAAGCGAAGTGGTTTCTGTATCAAAACAAACTACTTTTTGTGCCAAAAGATTTTTGACTAAAATTTTCTGAGCTTTTTCGGTATCAATGTATTGATAAATTTTATCCGTAGTTTCGATATTGAGCGTAGTAGAAGTAGATTGTTCTAGCGCTTCGAAATCTGCGAAAAGGTCTAATTGTAGAGCATTCTGCTTTCCGCTTTCCGCTTTCTGCGAGACTGGTTTTGAATCACTTTCATTCGCTGATTGCTGATTGCTGATTGCTGGTTGCTCATGATGAAACGCTCTGTACAGATTTTCATACAACCTTCTAAATTCTATCTCGTCAAAAATCTCACGAACTTTTTCGAAATCTGGAATATCTAAATCGTATTGCTCTTGGTGAAATTCAACGGGAACATCACAAATAATCGTTGCCAATTTTTTTGACAAAATCCCTCTTTCTGCAGAGTTTTCTACTTTTTCTTTCAGTTTTCCTTTCAGTTGAGAAGTGTTTGCCAAAAGATTTTCTATACTGCCAAATTCTTTCAAAAATTTCATAGCAGTTTTTTCGCCCACTCCTTCCAATCCTGGAATATTATCCACAGCATCTCCCATCATTGCCAGAAAATCGATGACTTGTTTTGGGTCTTCAATTTCGTATTTGGCTTTTACTTCTTCCACGCCTAAAATTTCTACATCGCCGCCTTTTAAACCCGGTTTGTAGATTTTAATTCTGTCGGTAACCAACTGCGCAAAATCCTTATCTGGCGTTACCATAAACGTGGTATAATTTTCTTTTTCGGCTTTATTGGCAATGGTTCCTATCACATCATCTGCTTCATAACCTTCTACTCCCAAAATCGGAATATGCATGGCTTCTAAAATCCTGTGAATATAGGGAACTGCGTTTTTAATCGCTTCTGGAGTGTCACTTCTGTTCGCTTTGTATTCTGTAAAATCAGCGGTTCTCACATTTTCTTTTCCTACATCAAAAACCACAGCCAAATGCGTAGGTTTTTCTCTTCTAATCAGCTCAATTAATGAATTGGTAAATCCAAAAATAGCAGACGTATCAAAACCTTTAGAAGTTAATCTAGGATTTCTAATCAGAGCGTAATAACCGCGAAAAATCATCGCATAAGCATCGATGAGAAAAAGTCTTTTGTCAGAATTTGTCATAAAAACAAAGATAGGGAAAAGTCAGAAGTCGGAAGTCAGAAGTTGGAAGAATTTTTTGTGAAGTTAAGAGTTGAAGATTTTCTTTCAAAATAAATATTTGAATCAAGTATTTTACTTATTTTTAATATATGAAAATTAAGCCATTTTTTACTTTCTTATTTCTTATTTTTATTGTTTTTCAATCTTGTAAAAAAGATGAAATCACCGATGATGAATATGAAATAATTAATCTTTTGACTTCTAAAATAAGTAAGCCAATTCCACCTCCTCCACCTTTACCACATTCAATTACCATGAAAATGGGAGAAAAAGAATTTGAAAAATTTCTTGAAAATGAAATGAGAAAAGATTCAATTGAAAATTCTAAAAAAACATTTCATATCTATTTTAAAGATTCATTAACAGGAATTGAAAAAGATTTTAAATACAAAATTTTTGAAAAAGTGAAGGGTTTTGAAGATTTTTATTTAAAAGAAATTGACGAAGACTTAATGAAGTCAAAAAAAATTGATTT
Proteins encoded:
- a CDS encoding amidohydrolase, producing MKNLQILFLLFFGLFSAQKKADLIVYNAKIYTVNQNFDIAEAMAISKGKIVAVGGKEILKNYTATQKIDAQQKPIYPGFIDAHCHFTGYATDRWKSDLVGTKSWEEIVEKIKKYSETAPKFWLYGRGWDQNDWAVKEYPTKEKLDELFPNRPVYLKRVDGHAAIANQKALDLAKITTETKVLGGDIEQKNGKLTGILVDNAMDLVEKMIPEIEDDLAIKYFGELQKECFAFGLTSLHDCGISEHTLSLLEKSQKQKVLKMNVFALLSDNPDYYEKWTKKGRYTNGKITVGGFKVYADGALGSRGACLLSDYHDKPKWRGFLLSEKSHFENLSKKLIKSNLQMCTHAIGDSANREILKIYGDVLKGKNDKRWRIEHAQIVNPADFQYFGKYNIVPSVQPTHATSDMYWAEERLGSERIKTAYAYQDLLKQNGWVALGTDFPVEDINPFKTFLAAVARKDAQNYPENGFQKENALTREQTLRGMTIWAAKSVFQEKERGSLEVGKNADFIVLDRDLMRIDEKFILNVNVVSTFIDGKKVFDNGLLEVPEPIRNPNN
- a CDS encoding FkbM family methyltransferase, producing the protein MKLYQILIEASQYIIPQLYKQRFFKKQNQLSRENIISRKVEPELLWLTEFLPKDAVFIDVGANVGHFIYQLEYHLFPQNIYAFEPNKSLNRRLKRLFPKVKLFSVALSDENTVAEFKIPVLKGEKVNSRGTLQTDFREENEEKTIIQKVKVVKLDDFAPIQKLEKVDFIKIDVEGNEMKTLFGAKETILKFKPTVMVEIEQRHHKEPIWNMISEVENWGFEAHYLQRNTFELKRLTEEFVKSQNAIFVKDYENYINNIIFIPQS
- a CDS encoding YciI family protein, yielding MKTVVLYETAPDTTMEKMMEVFPAHQANEEIFVKAGKILGIGPFAIPGEGAMAIFTDRESAEEFVKGDPFVTTGLVSKVIIKEWHDELM
- a CDS encoding glycosyltransferase family 2 protein yields the protein MKFLIIIPAHNEEENILPCLESLKNQTFQDFKCVIVNDGSTDKTHEIVEKFLENNLKFRIYNLKLSKHEPGAKVVRTFNKGLESENVENFDVVCKFDADIIFPENYLEKINEVYEKNPKAGMVSGLVYIQKGFDSAQPDKNDFTTLQLHDFTNQNEWIFENLSSKNHVRGPIKSYRKELFLKMKGLRAVLGWDNIDVMLCKMHRFETVTLQDLWVKHLRPTAYKYKSQKAQKLGEYFYNIGLNFPLAAISSAKSSWKNKSVSEFFITMKSFLKQKNPRVLSQEEIAFIRDLRLSEMFKKIMKS
- a CDS encoding AbiH family protein, with protein sequence MAEKIVILGNGFDLRHFLPTKYNHLITILREIGNYNFSDSEVSFSDLFNESFKQKDEFFYNGILNCYDVQNIKFNSDKLKSIQDRLIKNSWFQYLKTVEDSKIETWIDFETEINRVLKIVSIYFESFNRGDFEKIIYGFLGDESKFYTSNYDSNNYFHNKLQHNILINFNLFKDEDGDRYSILDKNFILTIDNEIQYFKEKKFFDSIYNSLEEFIGIFNDYLIFIVNSFYKNFKEDIKENFIIKNKKFLFNSVTKIYSFNYTNSLQKLYNNNFTSYKIEFLHGKSIENWGNKLEELEIVLGVDEIENSLKDDKLFQFTKYFQKLHKNTDYLFLDNVIKQFEKPMTKDEHNYVFYFWGHSLDISDKDYINDVFKIIKLRENNKIIVFYHSISAKAELLKNLLAVIQDKNIIEDLMKTKRLQFLESTPENLFNELA
- the polA gene encoding DNA polymerase I — encoded protein: MTNSDKRLFLIDAYAMIFRGYYALIRNPRLTSKGFDTSAIFGFTNSLIELIRREKPTHLAVVFDVGKENVRTADFTEYKANRSDTPEAIKNAVPYIHRILEAMHIPILGVEGYEADDVIGTIANKAEKENYTTFMVTPDKDFAQLVTDRIKIYKPGLKGGDVEILGVEEVKAKYEIEDPKQVIDFLAMMGDAVDNIPGLEGVGEKTAMKFLKEFGSIENLLANTSQLKGKLKEKVENSAERGILSKKLATIICDVPVEFHQEQYDLDIPDFEKVREIFDEIEFRRLYENLYRAFHHEQPAISNQQSANESDSKPVSQKAESGKQNALQLDLFADFEALEQSTSTTLNIETTDKIYQYIDTEKAQKILVKNLLAQKVVCFDTETTSLNEMETELIGMSFCYRKGLAYYIPISENQEEAKKTLEIFRPFFEKKEILKIAHNLKFDYKVLKHYGVEVEGAIFDTMIAHYLLNPDGRHGMDYLSEIYLNYKPVSIESLIGKKGKNQGTLRDVSLEEQTSYAAEDADVTFQLYEIFAPQLKKEGVEDLFYHIEMPLMRVLAKMEFAGISLDENWLIQESKDLENDLKNLETKIFELCGEEFNMNSPKQLGEILFEKLKLDPKAKKTKTGQYATSEDILQKLASKHEIIQYILEYRTYQKLKSTYVDALPNQIDKDTKRVHTNFSQTTAATGRLASLNPNLQNIPIRTLRGQQIRGAFVADEGNKLISADYSQIELRLIAEISGEENMIKAFQNGEDIHASTAAKLFKIPIEEVTKTQRSQAKTVNFGIIYGQGAFALAEQTGLSRTEAKQLIDSYYETYPKLKEFMAEQVAKARKLGYVETILGRKRHLQDINSNNFVVKGHAERNAVNAPIQGSAADIIKLAMIKIQEVLEQEHLKTKMLLQVHDELVFEAPENEVEIAKKLIKENMENAYKTEVPLLVEVGVGENWLEAH